The genomic stretch GCGAACGCGAGGTTCTGGCCTTCGCCAAGTCCAAGACGCGAATGCTGGCCATTGTCAGCCACGAGATTCGCACCCCGCTGAACGGCATGCTGGGCATGTTGCAGGTCATGGCCGGCGAGCCGATGGATCCCGCGCAGAAGCAGAGGCTGGAGGTTGCTCTGGAGTCTGGTGAAACCCTGACGTCCCTTCTCAACGACCTCCTGGACGCCTCGAAGATCGAAGCCGGCAGACTGGAACTCGTAGAGGCGGACTTCGACCTGGCGCGGTTGCTGGATCGCATGAAGGCCGCTTTCGGCGAAGTCGCCCACAAGAAGGGGGTCGCTTTGAGGATCGAAGTGACGCCGGACGCCGCCGGCGACTGGATCGGCGACAAGGTTCGGATAGGGCAGATCCTGGCCAATCTGATTTCCAACGCCGTCAAGTTCACCGCACGTGGCGAGGTCCTCGTCGCCGTCTCAGCCTCGGGAGCGGGCGGGCTTCGCGTTGATGTGCGCGACAGCGGCATCGGGATGGACGAGACTGCGGTCGGGCGACTGTTCGCCCCCTATGTCCAGGCCAGCGCCGAAACCTCTCACACCCACGGCGGCACGGGGCTTGGCCTTTCCATTTCCCGGTCGCTGGCCCGTATGATGGGGGGCGACATCACCGTGGAGAGCACGGCCGGACAGGGCTCCTGTTTCACGGTCCAGCTGCCGCTTGAGCGCGGTCGAGCCTCCACCTCCGAAGCGGATAGCGCGCCCAGCCTCGCCGGACTCCGGGTGCTGGCCGCCGACGATAATGCGGTTAACCGCAAGGTTCTGGCCACCATCCTGCCGAACCTCGGCATGGAGGTCACGGTTGTGGAGGACGGCGACCAGGCCGTCGCCGCATGGCGTGACGACTCCTACGATATGGTCCTGCTGGACCTTCGCATGCCGGTCTGCGACGGCTTCGAGGCCACGCGCAGGATCCGCGCGGAAGAGGCTGACGGACGCCGCACCCCGCTGATCCTACTCTCCGGCGATGTTTCGGCGTCGGTTCGCGACCAAGGACGCGAAGCGGGCCTCGACGGCTTCGTGGCCAAACCGCTGGACGTCCATGCCCTGATCGAGGCGATGAGCGCCGCCCTGCCCCCGGCCCGCCCCCTCGCGGCCTGATCAGAAGCGTTTTGTAAGGCCCAGGCTGAACACGCGCCCGCGTGGATCCGCCACCACCGGGTCATAGCCAAAGGCATACTGCGCCAGCGGCGGCGCCTTGTCGGCCAGATTGACGACGCCCAGCGCCAGTTCAAGATCGGCGCCGAAGGCGCGGCTGTACAGAAGGTCAATCGTCGTCTGGCTGGCGATGGTCGTGTCCGTGACGCCGCTGCGGTCATTGTCATAGCCGGCGGTATAATGGACCAGCCCGGTCACCGAATGGACGCCGCCGCTCCACCCCAGGACGAACTCCCCGCGATTGCGCGGCAGCGACCGGCCGATGTTGTTCAGATTGGTCGAACCGACGCCGGACACTTCCGCCGCGCCGTCATTCAGGCGGATGTCGTAGCGATCCACATAGGTCCAGGTCGCCGACGCCGTCGCCTGACCGCCCCAAAGCCCATGACCATAGCGGGCCGAGACATCCACGCCCTGGGTCTCCACCGACGACGCATTGATGAAATACAGCTGGACAAAGGTCAGGGCGCCGCTGGCCGAACGCGTCAGTCGCGACTGGGCGTCCGTGCCCGTCAGGCCGGCCGCAGTATCAGCCGCCGCCTGGTTGATGATCGCCTGAGCCGATTCCTTGACGACCTGATCGGTGTAGTCGAACCGCCAGGCGTCCACGCCCAGTTCGAGGCCCTGAACGGGCCGCCATTGCACCCCGAAGGTCAGGCTCTCGGACTTCTCGGGCTTCAGGTCCGCGTCGCCCGAGGTCAGGGTGTTGACGAAGACATAGGCGCCGCGATCAAACACCGACGGCTGTGACGCCTGGGCCCCGGACTGCGCATAGACCGACGGCGCGCGGAAGCCCTGCCCCCACGACGCCCGCAGCGCGACGGTTTCGAGCACATCCCAACGCACAGCGGCCTTCGGACTGAACCGCCCCTCGCCGTCATAGGACTCGTATCGTCCGGCCAGTTGCGCCTCGATCCGATCGCCCAGATGGAGGCGTCCTTCGGCATAGGCGGCCAGGGTCTGCTGATCGCCGGCGAAATCGGGCGAATAGCCCGCCGTCAGCAGATCACCGGCGTTCACCAGATCGCTCCAGTCATGGCGGAAGGCGCTGCGCCGGTACTGGACGCCGAGCGCGA from Brevundimonas sp. SL130 encodes the following:
- a CDS encoding ATP-binding protein; protein product: MTISVPTARLRALIQTRAARSALAMLATMTAMVAVLLLVVWANLSTLNSADESVRHTAMVERAAANLLTAALDQETGVRGYVESGGDGNFLPPYIKGQQKFSDELQTLSRLTLGNPSQKAQLDGVRTAMETWRTVYAEPRLSSLSDKGADPVLAIEGQVAMDELRRRLEALRAQEAAMTLEREGARNLAYATARVTIVAVGMAALGFGAGMGLWAVRTTDRREREVLAFAKSKTRMLAIVSHEIRTPLNGMLGMLQVMAGEPMDPAQKQRLEVALESGETLTSLLNDLLDASKIEAGRLELVEADFDLARLLDRMKAAFGEVAHKKGVALRIEVTPDAAGDWIGDKVRIGQILANLISNAVKFTARGEVLVAVSASGAGGLRVDVRDSGIGMDETAVGRLFAPYVQASAETSHTHGGTGLGLSISRSLARMMGGDITVESTAGQGSCFTVQLPLERGRASTSEADSAPSLAGLRVLAADDNAVNRKVLATILPNLGMEVTVVEDGDQAVAAWRDDSYDMVLLDLRMPVCDGFEATRRIRAEEADGRRTPLILLSGDVSASVRDQGREAGLDGFVAKPLDVHALIEAMSAALPPARPLAA